In one window of Desulforhabdus amnigena DNA:
- a CDS encoding type II toxin-antitoxin system HicB family antitoxin gives MGSRIKMTLELPLQLKKKEKWVVASCPALDIISQGATEDEAKRNLAEALHLFFESCIDRGTLEQVLKECGFEAVTQDVGTETGPAPESISIPLYLLSKFDEGRNCHHG, from the coding sequence ATGGGATCAAGAATCAAAATGACCCTTGAGCTCCCCCTGCAGCTCAAGAAAAAGGAAAAATGGGTTGTCGCCTCATGTCCTGCTCTGGATATCATCTCCCAGGGAGCGACCGAAGATGAAGCCAAGCGCAATCTTGCTGAGGCCCTTCATCTCTTTTTTGAATCCTGTATCGATCGTGGCACCCTTGAGCAGGTGTTGAAAGAGTGCGGGTTTGAGGCTGTAACGCAAGATGTAGGAACCGAAACCGGCCCTGCTCCTGAAAGCATTAGCATTCCGCTCTACCTCCTCTCAAAGTTTGATGAGGGCAGAAATTGTCACCACGGATAA